DNA from Flavobacterium aestivum:
TTATCCCAAATTCAGTAGCTTTTTGAATATTTGATTAATTTAATGAACAAAAGAATATCACTTTACATGTAGTATTCTGTTTATCCAAACGGGAATATACTTCTTTGTTTTTCTTATGAAAAGTGCTACTAAACGAATATACGATTCTTTTTTTGATTGAAACCTATTATTAAATCATTTGATTAAGCATATACTGTTGATAATGAAAAAGAATGTTATCTATACTACTTGATTTGTCCTTATATCTGACCATTATTTTAAATACATCAGTAATATTGAGTTATAAAAAAGTTAATTAATGACGGACTTACAAAAAAAACTATAATTTTGAATCATCATTAAAAATCAAAAAACAGAAAAACATGAAAAATTTAATTGCCATTTTAGCCGTAACATTATTTTCAGCAGGAATGAGTGTAAATGCTCAAGAAGCTCCTAAAAAAGAAACTCCTAAAAAAGAATGCAGCACCAAAGACAAAAAAGCTTGCGACAAATCTAAAAAATCTTGTTGTGCAGCTAAATCAGAGAAGAAAGCGTAATGTAATTTAATTTATAATGACCCTAAAAGAGTGTTTGAATTTTCAGGCACTCTTTTTACTTTATATAAAACAAATCTCACTTAAAGACTGTTTATCATCAAAAATAGCTTTGCTCCTATTTTATAATTCTATATTTTTGAGGAAATCTATTTTTTATGCTCAAAAAGTCATCTATTGCCGTTGCAATTCTCCTCATTCTCTTTATTACTTTCAGGGTTTTTATTGTAGACCGTTGCAGCTCAAAAGATGCCGAATACTCCGAAGTTCTCTCTTCTAACAACGCTTATGTAGGAGATCAATCCTGCAAAAATTGCCATACCGCTGAGCATCATCAATGGAAACAATCTGATCATTATATGTCAATGCTTCCTCCCAATGATTCGACTGTAAAAGGGGATTTTAATAATGTAACATTCACCGCAGACGGTGTTACCAGTAAATTCTATAAAAAAGGATCAAAATTTTTTATTAATACCGAAGGTGATGATGGCAAAAACCACGACTTTGAAGTAAAATATATCTTTGGATACAAGCCCTTACAACAATATCTAGTTTATTTCCCTGGCGGAAGATTGCAAGTACCGCGCTTGAGTTGGGATGTCAATCAAAAAAAATGGTTCAATCAATATGCTGGTCAAAAAATACCCTCTCACGATTGGTTGCACTGGACCGGTAATTCCCAAAACTGGAATACAATGTGTGCTTCTTGCCATTCGACCAACTTGCACAAAAATTACGATACCAAAACCGATACTTATAAAACCAGTTACAGCATCATCAATGTAAGCTGTGAGAGTTGTCATGGTGCCGGACAAAAGCATTTAGAGTATATAAACAGTTCTGATTACAAATCGGGAGATAAAGTAACTGGCAGTTTTATGAAATTAAGCAAAAACTCCGGACAACTGGAACAAATCAATACTTGTGCTCCTTGCCATGCCCGTACTACCGAAATTAGTCCTAACCATATAGACAGTAAAGAAATCATGGACAACTACATTCCGCAAATTCCGGATACTGAGTTTTTTCATGCTGACGGACAAGTAAATGATGAAGATTATATTTATACTTCCTTTTTACAGAGCAAAATGTATAGTAAAGGCGTAAAATGCAGCAATTGCCACAATCCCCATAGTACCAAATTAAAACACATTGATAATCAAACGTGTGTGCAATGCCATAACCCTAAAAAATATGACACTCCAAAGCACACTTTTCATACTCCAGGCTCAAAAGGCTCATTGTGTGTAAACTGCCATATGCCCGGAAAATTATACATGGGGAATGATTTGCGTCATGACCACAGTTTTAGAGTGCCACGTCCTGATCTTTCAGTAAAATATGGCACCCCAAACGCGTGCAGTAACTGTCATAAAGACAAATCCGAAAAAGTACTGGCCGATGCGGTTATCAAATGGTATGGTCCTAATCGAAAATATCATTTTGCAGATGACCTGATTCCTGGAAGCAGATTGAATACCGACAGTGAAGCCCACCTTACTCGATTAATCAATACCAAAGTGACTCCGAACATTATAAAAGCTACGGCAGCTTTTTACTTAGGCAGTATTACAACTCCATCGAGTTTGGATATTTTAATATCTTGTCTAAACCATAAAGATGCACAAATACGATACAGAGCTTTACGCAGTTTGGCTAATTTCCCTCCTAATGAATGGATAAACAAAGTAGCTCCTTTGCTTTCAGACAAAGTAAGAGCCGTTCGTATTGCCGCTGCCGATTTATTTATTACAATTCCTAAAGATCAAATTCCGGGGCAATACGTCAATGCTTTTGAAGCTGCGAACAAAGAATTGGTTAGTTATCTTCGTTATCAAACCGATTTTTCGGTTGGTAATATTATGCTTGCTGATTATTATCTAAAAATACAGGATTATACCAACGCAGAGTCTTTCTATCTCAAAGGACTCAAAAAAGACAATCAAATCAATTATGCCTATCTTAATTTATCTTCGTTGTATAATACTGTTGGAAAGAATGATGCTTCTTTAGAAATGCTTCAACGTGCTTTAAAAAACGATGCAACCAATGATCGTATTTATTATAATATGGCTCTGCTTTACAATGAAATGAACAACAAACCTGCAGCCGAAAAATCATTTATCAAAGCTGTTGAGTTAAAATCTCAAAATCCAAGAGTGTATTACAATTATGGTTTGATGCTGAATGCCGATAAGAAATTCAAGGAAGCCGAGGCCATTTTACAAAAAGGAATAGGAATTAACCCTTCTACACCCGATCTTTATTATGCACTAACTTTTGTTTATATTCAAGCTGGAAACCAAACAAAAGCACAACAAAGTGCTTTTCAATTAAAACAATTAGATCCTACTAATCCTAATTATCAGGGGTTATTTAAAAATTTAGGGATATAGTAAATAGAATCAAAGTAAACGATTGATCCTTTGGTAGCAAGAGGGTTTACAGCAGTAAATTTTAATGTTTTACTGCTTGGTCCAAATCATTGTTCAGGCAGCCATTTATGTATGATTGCTTCTAAATCTGATTCTACAATAGGTTTAGAAACATAATCATTCATTCCATATTCTAAGCATTTATCTTTCTCCCCAACCATAATTCCTGCTGTTAATGCTATTATGGGAATATTTTTATTCTTTTGTTCTTTTCTAATTTCTAATGTTGCTTCATATCCATTTTTTATGGGCATTTGAACATCCATTAAAATCAAATCCGGGCTATGGGTTTCGAATTGTTCAACTCCTTCATTTCCATCTTTGGCTTCAAAAATAATAACATTGGGAATAATTCTTTTAATCAACGTTTTAGCCAAAAACAAATTGATTTTATTGTCTTCGACTATTAAAACCTTTAAAACATTTGGATTCTTCAACTCCTTAACTTCTCTATGCATGCTATTATTATTTAGCTCCACAAGGGAATCTCTTATTGATTTTGCTTTTTTAAACTTAATAACAAAGAAAAAATCGCTACCGTCACCGTATTTGCTTTTTAATTGCAAACTACTATCCATTAGCCCTAACAACAGATTAGATATTGCTAACCCTAATCCTGTTCCTCCAAACTTTTTAGAAGTAGCATTATCTTCTTGCACAAAAGAGTGAAAAATTTTCTTTTGGTTGTATTGCTGTATTCCTATACCAGAATCTTTAATCGAGAACTTAATGGTAGCTTTATCTTTTTTACTCATTTTTATTAAATCGACATCTAACCGAATGTAACCAAATGAAGTAAACTTTAAAGCGTTGCTAATTAAGTTTACTAATATTTGTTTCAATCGAATTGAGTCTGCGTAAATATATTGCGGGACTTCACCACACATATTTAAGGTTAAATCTATATTCTTTAAATTGGCCTGATGTTTAAACAAGTCTATTACCTGATGCAAAAGATCATACAAATCAGTTTGTTCGATATACAAGTCTAATTTTCCAGATTCAATTTTAGAAAAATCGAGAATATCATTAATAATTTCCATCAATGAATTGGCAGATACATTAATGGTTGACATATACTCTAATTGATTTTTTTCAAGATTTGTTTTCATCAGCAAATCAGTAAAACCAACTATTCCGTTTAATGGGGTTCTTATCTCATGACTCATATTAGATAAGAAATTAGACTTTGCTTTGCTCGCTTCCTCGGCTTGTAGTTTTGCTTTTATTAATGCTGCATTGGTTTGTTTAAGTTTCTCATTGATTTCTTCGTATTCTATATATTTTATGAGTAAATCTTTTTCGTTTTCTTCTGCTTTCTCTTTTGCCCTAATCAATTCCATTTCCATAAGCTTAAGCTCAGTAATATCCCGAATAGCCCCTACAATGACCTGAGGTTGATTATTTTTATCCCATTTTAAAGTGCCTAATGCATGAACCCAACGTTCCTCTTTATCACTAACCCTAATTATTTTATATTCCTTGTTGAACTGCTGCTTCTTCCCTACAACTTCATCCACGATATAATCAATCATTTTTTTGCGCCAAGTAGGGTGAATTATTGAAAGCCACTTTTCTGTGTTTAATTCATAACTGGAATCAATCCCGAAAATGGAGTTAACTAATTCGGTATAGATCCATTTACCGGTAGCCATATTGATGCTATAAGTTCCCAATTGTCCAATGATTTGGGTTTCTTTCAAAAAAAGTTCACTTTCTTTCAATCGTTCTTCGGCGCTTTTCCGCTCTGTGATGTCTATAATACTCGCTCTAATTAGCGTTTTATTTTCATCTGGTAATCGCACTAATCGCACATCACAAAAAAGAGGTTTCCCTTCACTGTCTACATGAATCCATTCAAAGGAAGGCTTCCCTCCTGCCACAGCTTCCGAAAAATTTTTCTCTGCCAGTACTGCCGATAAAAGACCATTGGGTTGGTATTTTGGACTTAAATCTAAGGGACTTAATTGCAAAAGTTCTTTTTCTGTCATTTTGAACAAAGCCAATGCACTTTCGCTGACAGTTACAAATTTTAGCTCCTCCATATCTATTACCACAAGAGCTTCTGGAGCATTTTCTACCAAAATTCGAAAACGTTCTTCTTTCTTTTTTAATGATTCTACTATTTGAATTCCTTCTGTCACATCTTTTACAAACAAAAGCACTTGTGTCTCCGAAAGTTTAACGGCATCGATAGACCAACTGCGAATAGTTTGATTTTTATGAACAAAAGGCATGATAACATTTAAGGCTCCCTTTTGCAAAAGCGTTTCTAAATTAGAAATTATATCCTGTACTGATGCTGGAGAGGTCAAATCTTGGAGTGACATTTTTAGCAATCTAGTTTTAGAAAAACCGGTGATTTGTGTTGCTGCTGGATTTACTTCGAGAAAATATCCTTTTTCATTAGTCACAAAAACTCCATCCGGAGCATTCTCTACATAATTCCTAAACTTAGCATTACTTTCTTGCTCACGCTTTTTCTCCTTAATTGCAGCCATTTCTTTTTCTTTGGCTAGAATTTCATCTTCAATTCGTTTTTTTTCAGTTATATCTTGGGCAATTCCCCTTAAGGCAATAATATCTCCATTTTTATTTGCTATAGGAACACCGGTTCCATATACCCATTTAAACTTTTTCTTGGGCAAAATTACTTTATGTATGATTTCATAAGGCACTTTACTGGCAATGGATTCACTTATCTTATTGTTTAGAATTTCTTTATCCTCGGCAGTAAAACGGCTTAAATAATTAGTGTACAAATTCTCTTCTAATCCTTTTGGGATTTCAAAAATCCGAAATAATTCATCAGACCAAATCAAATCATTGGTAATCAAATTAAATTCCCAACTACCAATTTTGGCTATTTTCTGGGCATCATTTAATAAGTTCTCACTAGCAATTAGTTTTTCTTGAATTTTTTTTATTTCGGTAATATCTCTTCCTATTGCATAAATGAGTTTCTTGGAAGGATTGACAATTGTAGTCCATTGTATCAAAAAATATTCACCATTTTTCTTTAAGATTCTGTTTTCAAAATTGACAGAGGTAGTTCCTTCTAAAAGCTTTCTCAAGGCTTCATTTGTCTTGGCAATATCGTCTGGATGAATGTATTTTAGATAACTATGCTGTAGTAATTCTTTTTTAGAGTATCCTAATTTATTAATAAAAGCGGGGTTAAATTTTTTGAAATCGGCATTAAAATCAGTAACACAAATGAAATCTGATGTTTCCCGAGTGAAAAATTCAAAATTAACAATTGAATCTTCTTTCTTTTTCAATTTATGGAGCTCTAACTCAAGATTTTTTGTTTTTTGAAGTAATTCTTCGACAGATAGTATAGTTCCTTTCATAATCAAAAATTGAATTAACAAACAAGACTAAATAACAAACATATCAATCTTAAAGATATAAAAATTACATCAAATAAATCACTAATATTCAATTAATTAAAAGAACACTGATTGATTTTCTTAATAAATAAGAAATGTATTATGCAAATAAAACTTCAAAAAACAAACCCTCCTTATTTATTAAGCCTAAAAAATAAAACCAAAAAAAAATCTTTCTTTACTTAAAAAAAATAAAGAAAGACCAGATTATTTTTTGATTAAAAACGAAGCTATTGTAGAATTAAAAGACGCATTATAGTCACATTTTCTATGATTCTTTCAACCATTTAAATACGGTTTCCTCTAATTCTGATTGAGTAATAGGCTTGGCTATATAATCAGACATACCGTGTTCTATACATCTTTCTTTTTCGCCACTTAAAACTCCTGCCGTTAAAGCGATTATAGGTATATGATTGAACTCATTTAATTTTCTGATTTCAAGAGAAGCATTATATCCGTTAAGGATTGGCATTTGTATATCCATCAAAACGATATCTGGAATTGTCATTTGTACTTTTTGTACCGCTTCATAGCCATTTGTTGCTTCTATAATTGTGCATTCTGCAAACAAGTTTTTGATGAGTGTTTTTGCCAAAAGCATATTAATCTTGTTATCTTCGGCTATCAAAATTTTCAGGTTGGGATGCTTTTTTGAGCTATTCTTTTTGCTTTTTACATTTGTTTCAGGAATAAAAGGAAACTGCTCTGGTTTCTTATGCACTTTTTCGAATTCTATTGTAAAGAAAAATTCACTTCCTTCTCCATAAGTGCTATCTAATTTTAGCTTACTTTTTTTCAGTCCCAAAAGTTGATTCGAAATAGCCAATCCTAAACCTGTTCCTCCATATTTTCTAGTCGTTGTACTATCTGCCTGAACAAATGACTGAAATATTTTCTTCTGGTTTTTTATTTTGATGCCAATTCCGGTATCTTTTACAGAGAATTTTATTTTTGAGAAACCATCTTTTTCCTCGACCTGATTAACATTTAATTTGATATACCCAGAAAAAGTAAACTTCATGGCATTACTCAACAAATTCAATAATATTTGCTTTAACCGAATAGAATCTCCAATTATAAATTGCGGTACGTCTTTATCAATATTAATTATTAAATCTATTTTTTTATAATTGGCCTCGTATTTAAATAGATTGATAATTTGATGGGATAATTCATGGAGGTTAATTTCTTCAAAATCCAATTCGAGTTTACCTGATTCAATTTTAGAAAAATCCAAAATATTATTGATAATATCCATTAATGTATTTGCCGATTCATTTACCGTATTGAGGTATTTCAATTGATCTTCATCAAAATTCATTTTCAATAACAAATCAGTAAAACCTACAATTCCATTTAATGGTGTTCTTATTTCATGGCTCATATTTGCCAAAAAATCAGATTTAGCCTTATTTGCTGCTTCTGCTTTTTCTTTAGCCATTATGGTTTCGTCTATTTGCTTCTTTTGTGTAATATCTTGTACAACACCTTTTAGAGCAATGACTTTATTTTTATCATCTGTAATTGGAACTCCTGTACAAAAAACCCATTTTGTTTTTTGATCATCTAAAATTATTTGGTGTTCCATTTCATAAGGAACATTATTCGATATAGTATTTCCAACATTTATATTTAACTGTTCAGCATCCTCAGGTGTAAATCGAGATAAATATTCAGCATAAAGATTCGGATTATTGGATTTATTTTCGATCTCGAAAATTTCATACAATTCATCGGACCAATTTAATTCCTGTGTAAATAGATTAAAATCCCAACTTCCTATTTTGGCTATTCTTTGTGCTTCATTTAGTGATTTCTGACTAGCCAATAATTTTTCCTGTGTTTTTTTGGTTTCAGTTATATCCCTTGCAATAGCATATATCAAATTATTGGATGAATTCAAATTGGCTTTCCATTGCAAATGAACCAAGTCCCCTTTTTTGGTAATGTAACGATTCTCGAAATCTACAGTAGGATTATTATTGGTCAAAAACTGCACTTCAGCAAATGTTTTTTCTAAATCTTCAGGATGGACAAAATCAAGAAATGGTCTAGACAGTAATTCTTCTTTTGAATAGCCCAAAATTTTTGTAAAAGCGGGGTTTACCGCTTTGTAGTAGGCGCTTGAATCAGCAATACATACCAAATCAGGAGATTCATTTACAAAAAATTCAAAATTCGTAATTGAACTTTTCTCAGAAATCAATTCATTGATTTTTATTTCTTGTTCTTTTACTTTTTCAAGTAACTCAACATAAGTCAGTTCCGATTTTGCCTTTTTCATTATATAAATTCAAAATAGTTGTTTGGTTATTGGCAGTAATAGTTCTACAAATATAGTATAGTATCATTAAAATCAGACATAATTAAAAAAATAAATACGATAATTCTCAATAGTTTTTTTTACCATAATTTGTGCCTTTTATCGTTTTTAAAAGCACATAAATATCAGCTTGTAAACTCAATTCTTATGAACCATAATTATTCCCATTTTGGATTTATTTTAAATTAAACAGTTCTAAATCATATACTTTACCTAAATTTGAGTATAACTTAATAAACCTTAGCCTATGCTAAACGCTTTTCTTTGGGGGTTATTAGCTACTTCTTCCTTAGTAATTGGGGGATTAATCTCTTCTAATTTTAACTTGAGTAAGAATGCCATAGGTATTATTATGGGATTTGGAGCTGGGACATTAATTTCGGCTATTTCCTATGAGCTCATTTTTGATGCATTAAAAATTGGTAAAGGAACCGGATTCCCGGCTTATGGTTTTTTCGTAGGAGCTTTTACGTTTTATTTCAGTGATAAGTTAATTTCAAAAATGGGGGCTAGAAAATCCTCTTCTGTTGATGCATCCCAGAATTCGCAATTAATCATTCCTATGGTACTCGCCATTATCCTTGACGGAATCCCTGAATCTATTGTAATTGGTTTGGGACTGTTTGAAGGAGGAACAATCAGTTTAGCCATGCTGGCGGCTGTTTTTATATCCAACTTACCCGAAGCCATTGCGGGATCATCAGGTATGAAAAGTGATGGGTGGAGTAAACATAAAATTACACTCTTATGGCTTTTTATTGCTTTGATATGTTCCTTCGCTTCAGTTGCTGGATTCAGTTTATTTGCTACTACTTCTGAGAAATGGTTATCTTTCATTCAAGCATTTGCTGGTGGTGCCATACTTATGATGTTGGCCAATTCTATGATTCCTGAAGCTTATGAACACGGAGGAAAAAATGCAGGTGTAGCAACCGTTTTAGGATTTTTTCTTTCTGTATCTACCATTATACTTGAGAATTCATAAACCAAAATGACTCTATTCAAGTAACACTACTCCATCCCTATTTATTGAATCAAGAGCCCAAAGAGAAGCTTCATCAATACTAACAAATATTTTTTTTAACAAAAAATTAACTTTAATACTTGTATATACAAATATAAATAATACTACATTTGTAT
Protein-coding regions in this window:
- a CDS encoding ZIP family metal transporter, which translates into the protein MLNAFLWGLLATSSLVIGGLISSNFNLSKNAIGIIMGFGAGTLISAISYELIFDALKIGKGTGFPAYGFFVGAFTFYFSDKLISKMGARKSSSVDASQNSQLIIPMVLAIILDGIPESIVIGLGLFEGGTISLAMLAAVFISNLPEAIAGSSGMKSDGWSKHKITLLWLFIALICSFASVAGFSLFATTSEKWLSFIQAFAGGAILMMLANSMIPEAYEHGGKNAGVATVLGFFLSVSTIILENS
- a CDS encoding tetratricopeptide repeat protein — its product is MLKKSSIAVAILLILFITFRVFIVDRCSSKDAEYSEVLSSNNAYVGDQSCKNCHTAEHHQWKQSDHYMSMLPPNDSTVKGDFNNVTFTADGVTSKFYKKGSKFFINTEGDDGKNHDFEVKYIFGYKPLQQYLVYFPGGRLQVPRLSWDVNQKKWFNQYAGQKIPSHDWLHWTGNSQNWNTMCASCHSTNLHKNYDTKTDTYKTSYSIINVSCESCHGAGQKHLEYINSSDYKSGDKVTGSFMKLSKNSGQLEQINTCAPCHARTTEISPNHIDSKEIMDNYIPQIPDTEFFHADGQVNDEDYIYTSFLQSKMYSKGVKCSNCHNPHSTKLKHIDNQTCVQCHNPKKYDTPKHTFHTPGSKGSLCVNCHMPGKLYMGNDLRHDHSFRVPRPDLSVKYGTPNACSNCHKDKSEKVLADAVIKWYGPNRKYHFADDLIPGSRLNTDSEAHLTRLINTKVTPNIIKATAAFYLGSITTPSSLDILISCLNHKDAQIRYRALRSLANFPPNEWINKVAPLLSDKVRAVRIAAADLFITIPKDQIPGQYVNAFEAANKELVSYLRYQTDFSVGNIMLADYYLKIQDYTNAESFYLKGLKKDNQINYAYLNLSSLYNTVGKNDASLEMLQRALKNDATNDRIYYNMALLYNEMNNKPAAEKSFIKAVELKSQNPRVYYNYGLMLNADKKFKEAEAILQKGIGINPSTPDLYYALTFVYIQAGNQTKAQQSAFQLKQLDPTNPNYQGLFKNLGI
- a CDS encoding PAS domain-containing hybrid sensor histidine kinase/response regulator, translated to MKGTILSVEELLQKTKNLELELHKLKKKEDSIVNFEFFTRETSDFICVTDFNADFKKFNPAFINKLGYSKKELLQHSYLKYIHPDDIAKTNEALRKLLEGTTSVNFENRILKKNGEYFLIQWTTIVNPSKKLIYAIGRDITEIKKIQEKLIASENLLNDAQKIAKIGSWEFNLITNDLIWSDELFRIFEIPKGLEENLYTNYLSRFTAEDKEILNNKISESIASKVPYEIIHKVILPKKKFKWVYGTGVPIANKNGDIIALRGIAQDITEKKRIEDEILAKEKEMAAIKEKKREQESNAKFRNYVENAPDGVFVTNEKGYFLEVNPAATQITGFSKTRLLKMSLQDLTSPASVQDIISNLETLLQKGALNVIMPFVHKNQTIRSWSIDAVKLSETQVLLFVKDVTEGIQIVESLKKKEERFRILVENAPEALVVIDMEELKFVTVSESALALFKMTEKELLQLSPLDLSPKYQPNGLLSAVLAEKNFSEAVAGGKPSFEWIHVDSEGKPLFCDVRLVRLPDENKTLIRASIIDITERKSAEERLKESELFLKETQIIGQLGTYSINMATGKWIYTELVNSIFGIDSSYELNTEKWLSIIHPTWRKKMIDYIVDEVVGKKQQFNKEYKIIRVSDKEERWVHALGTLKWDKNNQPQVIVGAIRDITELKLMEMELIRAKEKAEENEKDLLIKYIEYEEINEKLKQTNAALIKAKLQAEEASKAKSNFLSNMSHEIRTPLNGIVGFTDLLMKTNLEKNQLEYMSTINVSANSLMEIINDILDFSKIESGKLDLYIEQTDLYDLLHQVIDLFKHQANLKNIDLTLNMCGEVPQYIYADSIRLKQILVNLISNALKFTSFGYIRLDVDLIKMSKKDKATIKFSIKDSGIGIQQYNQKKIFHSFVQEDNATSKKFGGTGLGLAISNLLLGLMDSSLQLKSKYGDGSDFFFVIKFKKAKSIRDSLVELNNNSMHREVKELKNPNVLKVLIVEDNKINLFLAKTLIKRIIPNVIIFEAKDGNEGVEQFETHSPDLILMDVQMPIKNGYEATLEIRKEQKNKNIPIIALTAGIMVGEKDKCLEYGMNDYVSKPIVESDLEAIIHKWLPEQ
- a CDS encoding PAS domain-containing protein, whose protein sequence is MKKAKSELTYVELLEKVKEQEIKINELISEKSSITNFEFFVNESPDLVCIADSSAYYKAVNPAFTKILGYSKEELLSRPFLDFVHPEDLEKTFAEVQFLTNNNPTVDFENRYITKKGDLVHLQWKANLNSSNNLIYAIARDITETKKTQEKLLASQKSLNEAQRIAKIGSWDFNLFTQELNWSDELYEIFEIENKSNNPNLYAEYLSRFTPEDAEQLNINVGNTISNNVPYEMEHQIILDDQKTKWVFCTGVPITDDKNKVIALKGVVQDITQKKQIDETIMAKEKAEAANKAKSDFLANMSHEIRTPLNGIVGFTDLLLKMNFDEDQLKYLNTVNESANTLMDIINNILDFSKIESGKLELDFEEINLHELSHQIINLFKYEANYKKIDLIINIDKDVPQFIIGDSIRLKQILLNLLSNAMKFTFSGYIKLNVNQVEEKDGFSKIKFSVKDTGIGIKIKNQKKIFQSFVQADSTTTRKYGGTGLGLAISNQLLGLKKSKLKLDSTYGEGSEFFFTIEFEKVHKKPEQFPFIPETNVKSKKNSSKKHPNLKILIAEDNKINMLLAKTLIKNLFAECTIIEATNGYEAVQKVQMTIPDIVLMDIQMPILNGYNASLEIRKLNEFNHIPIIALTAGVLSGEKERCIEHGMSDYIAKPITQSELEETVFKWLKES